A window of Paraburkholderia bryophila contains these coding sequences:
- the leuB gene encoding 3-isopropylmalate dehydrogenase: MKIAVLPGDGIGPEIVKEAVKVLNVLGEKFELEEAPVGGAGYEAKGHPLPESTLALAKEADAILFGAVGDWKYDSLERALRPEQAILGLRKHLQLFANFRPAICYPQLTGASSLKEEIVSGLDILIVRELNGDIYFGAPRGVRSSPDGLFEGAKEGFDTMRYSEPEVRRIAHVAFQAAQKRQKKLTSVDKANVLETSQFWRDVMIDVSKEYADVELSHMYVDNAAMQLVKAPKAFDVVVTGNMFGDILSDEAAMLTGSIGMLPSASLDKSNKGLYEPSHGSAPDIAGKGVANPLATILSAAMMLRYSLNKAEQADRIETAVKKVLEQGYRTGDILTPGCKQIGTVAMGDAVVAAL, from the coding sequence ATGAAGATCGCAGTCTTGCCGGGCGACGGCATCGGTCCCGAAATCGTCAAGGAGGCCGTCAAGGTCCTGAACGTACTCGGCGAAAAGTTCGAGCTCGAAGAAGCGCCGGTTGGCGGTGCGGGCTACGAAGCGAAGGGCCACCCGCTGCCCGAGTCGACGCTGGCGCTGGCGAAAGAAGCCGATGCGATTCTGTTCGGCGCGGTTGGCGACTGGAAGTACGACAGCCTCGAACGCGCGCTGCGTCCGGAGCAGGCCATTCTGGGCCTGCGCAAGCACCTGCAGCTGTTCGCGAACTTCCGTCCGGCGATCTGCTATCCGCAACTCACCGGCGCTTCGTCGTTGAAGGAAGAGATCGTGTCGGGCCTCGACATCCTGATCGTGCGCGAGCTGAACGGCGACATCTATTTCGGCGCGCCGCGCGGCGTACGTTCGTCGCCGGATGGTTTGTTCGAAGGCGCGAAGGAAGGCTTCGACACCATGCGTTATTCGGAACCCGAAGTGCGCCGCATTGCGCACGTCGCGTTTCAGGCCGCGCAAAAGCGTCAGAAAAAGCTGACGAGCGTGGACAAGGCGAACGTGCTGGAAACGTCTCAATTCTGGCGTGACGTGATGATCGACGTCTCGAAGGAATATGCGGACGTCGAACTGTCGCACATGTATGTCGACAACGCAGCCATGCAACTCGTGAAGGCGCCGAAGGCGTTCGACGTGGTCGTCACCGGCAACATGTTCGGGGACATTCTGTCCGACGAAGCAGCCATGCTCACGGGCTCGATCGGCATGTTGCCGTCGGCTTCGCTCGACAAGAGCAACAAGGGCTTGTACGAGCCGTCGCACGGTTCCGCGCCGGACATCGCCGGCAAGGGCGTGGCCAATCCGCTGGCGACCATCCTGTCGGCCGCGATGATGCTGCGCTATTCGCTGAACAAGGCGGAGCAGGCGGATCGCATCGAAACCGCGGTGAAGAAGGTGCTCGAACAGGGCTATCGCACGGGCGACATTCTGACGCCGGGATGCAAGCAGATCGGCACGGTCGCGATGGGCGACGCGGTGGTCGCGGCGCTGTAA
- the asd gene encoding aspartate-semialdehyde dehydrogenase, with protein MNVGLVGWRGMVGSVLMQRMQQEGDFDLIEPVFFSTSNAGGNAPSFAKNETKLKDATSIEDLKKCEAIISCQGGDYTNEVFPKLRAAGWNGYWIDAASSLRMKDDAVIILDPVNLDVIKNALVKGQKNFIGGNCTVSLMLMALGGLFRENLVDWMTAMTYQAASGAGAQNMRELLQQMGTLYGAAKEDLADPSSAILDIDRRVLSAMNSDRMPTDNFGVPLAGSLIPWIDKDLGNGMSKEEWKGGAETNKILGKPAMGTPGSIPVDGLCVRIGAMRCHSQALTIKLNKDVPLDEVNSILASGNDWVKVVPNEREASMRDLSPAVVTGTLTVPVGRVRKLAMGGEYLSAFTVGDQLLWGAAEPLRRMLRIVLDK; from the coding sequence ATGAACGTAGGTCTCGTAGGTTGGCGCGGTATGGTCGGCAGCGTCCTGATGCAACGTATGCAACAGGAAGGCGATTTCGACTTGATCGAACCGGTGTTTTTCAGCACCAGCAACGCGGGCGGCAACGCGCCGTCGTTCGCCAAAAACGAGACCAAGCTCAAAGATGCGACAAGCATCGAAGACCTGAAGAAGTGCGAAGCGATCATCTCGTGCCAGGGCGGCGACTACACGAACGAAGTGTTCCCGAAGCTGCGCGCGGCAGGTTGGAACGGCTACTGGATCGACGCGGCTTCGTCGCTGCGCATGAAGGACGACGCGGTCATCATTCTCGATCCGGTCAACCTCGACGTGATCAAGAACGCGCTGGTTAAAGGCCAGAAGAATTTCATCGGCGGCAACTGCACGGTCAGCCTGATGCTGATGGCGCTGGGCGGCCTGTTCCGCGAAAACCTCGTCGACTGGATGACGGCCATGACGTATCAGGCCGCTTCGGGCGCGGGCGCGCAAAACATGCGCGAACTGCTGCAGCAAATGGGCACGCTGTACGGTGCCGCGAAAGAGGACCTGGCGGATCCGTCGTCGGCGATTCTGGATATCGACCGTCGCGTGTTGTCGGCCATGAACAGCGATCGCATGCCGACCGACAACTTCGGCGTGCCGCTCGCCGGTTCGCTGATTCCGTGGATCGACAAGGATCTCGGCAACGGTATGTCGAAAGAAGAGTGGAAGGGCGGCGCCGAAACCAACAAGATTCTCGGCAAGCCGGCCATGGGCACGCCGGGTTCGATCCCGGTAGACGGGCTGTGCGTGCGGATCGGTGCAATGCGCTGCCATTCGCAGGCGTTGACCATCAAGCTGAACAAAGACGTGCCGCTGGACGAAGTGAACAGCATCCTCGCGTCGGGCAACGACTGGGTCAAGGTCGTGCCGAACGAACGCGAAGCATCCATGCGCGATCTGTCCCCGGCGGTGGTTACGGGTACGCTGACGGTGCCGGTCGGCCGCGTGCGCAAGCTCGCCATGGGCGGCGAATATCTGTCGGCTTTCACGGTCGGCGATCAGTTGCTGTGGGGCGCGGCGGAACCGCTGCGTCGCATGCTTCGCATTGTGCTCGACAAGTAA
- a CDS encoding FimV/HubP family polar landmark protein — protein MNLRLSSLRAMFIHQGNGRLSATAAVAAVAAVTFALAGVGMSSALAAPGAAASAPDAASVSYANGGQFTVKPGQSLNDVAIAVTQSHDRATLARASRALFDANPNAFMSHDPSRMRLGAVLTVPALDASGVLAASAAAVTATVSGASASASSSASAASASAPVGTIAATTATGAAAATGAASAVAQVNAAAASAASAAARAAAPATPAVPGTASAVTTAGSATPGSGTTTAGGAVASAPVAGSQTASPASGAHEWSGSIQPSASESAAGASASAAGSAATAAQAASQPRAQVSSLQQLLALKNRVLMELQKHGIGGSPAATRAASTGAAVPVGASSATAAASGHGGAVTSVSNDGGISQVGLSIAAAVGAALVVLLAALRMRRRKRDANATAEVSAADGDAVASAQANDPHDVASAREQASVRDTSDDSADVSVSHAAALAAAEHEAAEGAAAAREQAEREAAEREAEIRQAAAREAEHKAAESAAAERTAEEHAESERVAKEQADAESAAAEQVAAEEREASERTAAERAASEQAAAERAAAEHAAAEHEHFASATTAASLAAAAELGAEALPLTPLEPVDESFQHEPPAHRLQWDDEPAPSAPAASQTASAELQSPLNVPPPAIDFTQQPAEPRDTPTPFGQPYADASAHPLPDTTLPPVPLTHLDPAHDEATYQPSYELHQPTHAATPDGASTFSEPTPLSQAQHTLTAPTEFPRDAVDAFSALDMPLPPRIESPFEGLHAPASLTTQPVASPETTAQQALAPHDPDDVPHIADEITAGTAGHAAVAGLGAKGFGAMGGLGAAGFGALKLDFDLELPPSPAQPLPAFTPADLTRIARNKLDLAAEYIDLGDLSGARSLINEVIEANDPTTRTEARALLSTLAPLS, from the coding sequence ATGAACCTTCGACTCTCATCCCTTCGGGCTATGTTCATTCATCAGGGCAACGGCCGCTTGTCGGCTACGGCGGCTGTGGCCGCAGTAGCCGCAGTCACGTTCGCGCTGGCTGGCGTCGGCATGAGCAGCGCGCTCGCCGCGCCTGGCGCTGCCGCAAGCGCGCCGGATGCCGCGTCCGTTTCGTATGCGAACGGCGGTCAATTCACGGTGAAGCCGGGCCAGTCGTTGAACGACGTGGCGATCGCCGTCACGCAGTCGCACGACCGGGCGACGCTCGCACGCGCGTCCCGCGCGTTGTTCGATGCGAACCCGAACGCGTTCATGAGTCACGATCCGAGCCGGATGCGCCTCGGGGCGGTGCTGACGGTGCCGGCGCTGGATGCGTCGGGGGTGTTGGCGGCTTCGGCGGCGGCGGTTACGGCTACGGTTTCGGGGGCTTCGGCTTCGGCTTCATCTTCGGCTTCGGCGGCTTCCGCTTCCGCGCCGGTTGGGACGATAGCTGCGACCACCGCGACAGGTGCGGCTGCTGCGACTGGCGCGGCAAGCGCTGTGGCGCAGGTCAATGCCGCAGCGGCGAGCGCGGCCAGTGCTGCGGCTCGCGCTGCGGCGCCGGCTACGCCGGCCGTGCCGGGGACCGCCAGCGCGGTCACAACGGCAGGCTCGGCGACGCCGGGTAGCGGCACCACGACGGCAGGCGGCGCGGTTGCGTCCGCGCCCGTGGCGGGCTCGCAGACGGCATCGCCGGCCAGCGGCGCGCATGAGTGGTCGGGGTCGATTCAGCCGTCGGCTAGCGAGTCCGCTGCGGGCGCCTCCGCGTCTGCGGCCGGTAGCGCGGCGACGGCTGCGCAGGCGGCGTCGCAGCCGCGTGCGCAGGTGTCCAGCTTGCAGCAACTGCTCGCGTTGAAAAATCGCGTGCTGATGGAATTGCAGAAGCACGGCATCGGCGGCTCTCCGGCCGCGACGCGTGCCGCTTCGACGGGCGCTGCGGTGCCGGTGGGTGCGTCGTCGGCGACGGCCGCTGCGTCGGGGCATGGCGGCGCGGTGACCTCCGTGTCGAATGACGGCGGTATTTCGCAGGTCGGCTTGAGCATTGCGGCGGCGGTCGGTGCAGCGCTGGTGGTCTTGCTGGCGGCTTTGCGCATGCGTCGACGTAAGCGCGATGCGAACGCGACGGCCGAGGTCAGCGCAGCGGATGGCGACGCCGTGGCGTCGGCGCAAGCTAATGATCCGCACGACGTTGCGTCGGCACGCGAGCAGGCTTCGGTGCGAGATACGTCTGACGATAGCGCCGACGTGTCGGTGTCGCATGCGGCCGCATTGGCCGCCGCTGAACATGAAGCGGCGGAAGGCGCGGCGGCTGCGCGCGAGCAGGCTGAACGCGAGGCTGCGGAACGTGAGGCGGAGATTCGCCAGGCGGCGGCGCGCGAAGCGGAGCACAAGGCAGCGGAAAGTGCTGCCGCGGAACGGACAGCAGAGGAGCACGCTGAGTCGGAGCGCGTGGCGAAGGAACAGGCAGACGCGGAGAGTGCTGCAGCGGAACAAGTCGCAGCGGAAGAGCGCGAGGCATCAGAGCGCACAGCGGCGGAACGCGCAGCATCAGAACAAGCCGCTGCCGAGCGCGCGGCAGCGGAACACGCGGCAGCAGAACACGAGCATTTCGCCAGCGCAACCACTGCCGCAAGCCTCGCCGCCGCAGCCGAACTCGGCGCCGAAGCTTTGCCGCTGACCCCACTCGAACCGGTCGACGAATCCTTCCAGCACGAGCCGCCCGCCCACCGTCTGCAATGGGATGACGAACCCGCGCCGAGCGCACCGGCCGCTTCGCAAACGGCATCGGCCGAACTCCAAAGCCCGCTGAACGTCCCGCCGCCGGCCATCGATTTCACCCAGCAACCCGCCGAGCCGCGCGATACGCCGACGCCATTCGGCCAGCCTTACGCCGACGCATCGGCGCATCCGCTCCCCGACACAACGTTGCCCCCCGTGCCGCTGACGCATCTGGATCCGGCACACGACGAAGCGACCTATCAACCGTCCTACGAGCTGCATCAGCCGACCCATGCCGCAACGCCTGACGGCGCATCAACCTTCTCAGAACCAACACCGTTGTCGCAAGCGCAGCACACCCTCACCGCACCGACCGAATTCCCGCGCGACGCCGTCGACGCCTTCAGCGCTCTCGACATGCCGCTCCCGCCGCGGATCGAATCGCCGTTCGAGGGCCTGCATGCTCCCGCGTCATTGACCACGCAGCCGGTTGCATCGCCGGAAACGACCGCGCAGCAAGCCCTCGCGCCGCACGACCCCGACGACGTCCCGCATATCGCCGATGAAATCACCGCCGGCACCGCGGGGCATGCCGCCGTCGCGGGCCTTGGCGCGAAGGGTTTCGGCGCGATGGGCGGCTTGGGCGCCGCAGGCTTCGGTGCGCTGAAGCTCGACTTCGACCTCGAGTTGCCGCCGAGCCCGGCCCAGCCGTTGCCGGCATTTACGCCGGCGGATCTCACCCGAATCGCGCGAAACAAGCTCGATCTGGCCGCCGAGTACATCGACCTCGGCGATCTGTCCGGTGCTCGCTCGCTGATCAACGAAGTGATCGAAGCGAACGATCCCACCACGCGCACCGAGGCCCGCGCGTTGCTGTCGACGCTCGCGCCGTTGTCGTGA
- the truA gene encoding tRNA pseudouridine(38-40) synthase TruA translates to MKRIALGVQYDGSAFCGWQSQPHGNTVQDELERALSEFARTPVRITVAGRTDTGVHGLGQVAHFDTELDRTDSSWVRGTNAFLPKTISVQWAKPMPDEFHARFAAFERTYHYVLYVHPVRSPMLAARVGWVHTPLDVDAMRAGAAHLIGEHDFSAFRSSQCQAKTPVKHLYQIDIRQQGDFVHFRFRANAFLHHMVRNLMGCLVYIGRGRHPAEWMAEVLASRDRDVAAPTFMPDGLYLAQVGYPEQYAVPAPHTGSVPWSTVWTEQTES, encoded by the coding sequence GTGAAGCGGATTGCGTTAGGGGTTCAGTACGACGGTTCGGCGTTTTGCGGCTGGCAGTCGCAACCGCACGGCAATACCGTGCAGGACGAGCTCGAACGGGCATTGAGCGAATTCGCGCGGACGCCCGTGCGTATTACCGTCGCGGGCCGCACGGATACGGGCGTGCATGGGCTCGGCCAGGTCGCGCATTTCGACACCGAACTCGACCGCACGGACAGTTCATGGGTGCGCGGCACGAATGCGTTCTTGCCGAAAACGATCTCGGTCCAGTGGGCCAAGCCGATGCCGGACGAGTTTCACGCACGTTTTGCCGCGTTCGAACGGACCTATCACTACGTGCTTTACGTCCATCCGGTGCGTTCGCCGATGCTGGCGGCGCGCGTCGGCTGGGTTCACACGCCGCTCGACGTCGACGCCATGCGTGCCGGCGCCGCGCATCTGATCGGCGAGCACGATTTTTCGGCGTTCCGTTCGTCGCAATGTCAGGCGAAAACACCGGTCAAGCACCTGTATCAGATCGACATCCGGCAGCAGGGCGATTTCGTCCACTTCCGCTTCCGGGCCAACGCGTTCCTGCATCACATGGTGCGTAACCTGATGGGTTGCCTCGTATATATCGGCCGTGGCCGTCATCCGGCCGAATGGATGGCCGAGGTGCTGGCAAGCCGCGACCGCGACGTTGCCGCGCCGACCTTCATGCCGGACGGCTTGTATCTGGCGCAGGTGGGCTATCCTGAGCAGTACGCGGTGCCCGCGCCGCACACCGGCAGCGTGCCGTGGAGTACCGTATGGACCGAGCAAACGGAATCATGA
- a CDS encoding phosphoribosylanthranilate isomerase, producing MNSTENLATEAQAGAQQTAAPHRTRIKLCGLSKPEDVSHAIDLGADAIGLVFYPPSPRSVSIAQAVELVHDVPPFVSVVGLFVNPTPDWIREVVSNVGLTLLQFHGDETAAQSETLAGVAGLPWLRALRVAADTQPADLVKSALNYSAASGLLFDTHVEGYGGGGKVFDWSLIPAELARRAVLSGGLNAQNVSDAIHRVRPYAVDVSSGIEVAGARGVKDHARMAAFVRAVRAADAE from the coding sequence ATGAACAGCACCGAAAACCTCGCAACCGAAGCCCAAGCCGGCGCGCAGCAAACCGCCGCGCCGCATCGCACTCGCATCAAGCTGTGCGGCCTGTCGAAACCGGAAGACGTGAGCCACGCGATCGACCTCGGCGCCGACGCGATCGGCCTCGTGTTTTATCCGCCGAGCCCGCGCTCGGTGAGCATTGCGCAAGCGGTCGAGCTGGTGCACGACGTGCCGCCGTTCGTGTCGGTCGTGGGTCTGTTCGTCAACCCCACGCCGGACTGGATCCGCGAGGTCGTCAGCAACGTCGGCCTGACGCTGCTGCAGTTCCACGGCGACGAGACCGCGGCGCAGTCCGAAACGCTCGCCGGGGTTGCGGGTTTGCCTTGGTTGCGCGCGCTGCGAGTTGCAGCCGATACTCAACCGGCTGATTTGGTAAAATCGGCTCTTAACTATTCAGCAGCCAGCGGCCTTCTGTTCGACACTCATGTCGAAGGCTATGGCGGCGGCGGGAAGGTTTTCGATTGGTCACTTATTCCAGCAGAGCTCGCGCGTCGGGCCGTTTTGAGTGGTGGGTTGAACGCGCAAAACGTCAGTGATGCGATCCATCGCGTGCGCCCGTACGCGGTCGATGTCTCGAGCGGCATCGAAGTCGCGGGCGCCCGGGGCGTGAAAGATCACGCCCGGATGGCGGCATTCGTCCGCGCCGTGCGCGCGGCGGACGCCGAATGA
- the trpB gene encoding tryptophan synthase subunit beta, giving the protein MYNLPDERGHFGQYGGVFVAETLVHALNELREAYEKYQKDPEFVAEYERELKYFVGRPSPIYHAKRWSEMLGGAQVFLKREDLNHTGAHKINNVIGQALLAKRMGKPRVIAETGAGQHGVATATIAARFGMECVVYMGEEDVRRQAANVYRMKLLGATVVPVTSGSRTLKDALNEAMRDWVTNVENTFYIIGTVAGPHPYPMMVRDFQRVIGDECKVQMPELVGRQPDAVIACIGGGSNAMGIFYPYIDDTSVQLIGVEAAGDGLESGRHAASLIAGSPGVLHGNRTYLLQDENGQIIETHSISAGLDYPGVGPEHAWLKDSNRAQYVSITDEEALKAFHDCCRIEGIIPALESSHALAYAAKLAPTLPKDKVLLVNLSGRGDKDMHTVAERSGIQF; this is encoded by the coding sequence ATGTATAACTTGCCAGACGAAAGAGGCCATTTCGGCCAATATGGCGGCGTGTTTGTCGCTGAAACGCTGGTCCACGCGCTTAACGAGCTGCGTGAGGCGTACGAAAAATATCAAAAAGACCCGGAATTCGTCGCGGAGTACGAGCGCGAATTGAAGTATTTCGTCGGTCGTCCGTCGCCGATTTATCACGCGAAGCGCTGGAGCGAAATGCTCGGCGGCGCGCAGGTTTTCCTCAAGCGTGAAGACCTGAATCACACGGGCGCGCACAAGATCAACAACGTGATCGGCCAGGCGCTGCTCGCCAAGCGCATGGGCAAACCGCGCGTGATCGCCGAAACCGGCGCCGGTCAGCACGGCGTGGCAACGGCAACCATCGCGGCGCGCTTCGGCATGGAGTGCGTGGTCTACATGGGCGAGGAAGACGTGCGCCGCCAGGCCGCCAACGTCTACCGCATGAAGCTGCTCGGCGCGACGGTCGTGCCGGTCACATCCGGCTCACGTACGTTGAAAGACGCGCTGAACGAAGCCATGCGCGACTGGGTTACCAACGTCGAAAACACGTTCTACATTATCGGCACGGTCGCGGGTCCGCATCCTTACCCGATGATGGTGCGCGACTTCCAGCGCGTGATCGGCGACGAGTGCAAGGTGCAAATGCCCGAGCTGGTCGGTCGTCAGCCGGATGCGGTGATCGCGTGCATTGGCGGCGGTTCGAACGCAATGGGTATCTTTTACCCGTACATTGACGACACATCGGTGCAGTTGATCGGTGTCGAAGCAGCTGGCGACGGGCTCGAATCCGGTCGTCACGCGGCTTCGCTGATCGCCGGCAGCCCCGGCGTTCTGCACGGCAATCGTACCTACCTGCTGCAGGACGAAAACGGTCAGATTATCGAGACGCATTCGATCTCGGCCGGCCTCGACTACCCGGGCGTCGGTCCCGAGCATGCGTGGCTAAAAGACAGCAATCGCGCGCAATACGTCAGCATCACCGACGAAGAAGCGCTGAAAGCGTTCCACGATTGCTGTCGCATCGAAGGCATCATTCCGGCGTTGGAGTCCAGTCATGCACTGGCCTACGCCGCGAAGCTCGCGCCGACGCTGCCGAAGGACAAAGTCCTTCTGGTCAACCTGTCGGGCCGTGGCGACAAGGACATGCATACGGTCGCCGAGCGATCGGGCATTCAGTTCTGA
- a CDS encoding DNA-methyltransferase, whose amino-acid sequence MRDEFDEPQPAIETLDPVAKVAAAAAPEALLPQVPAGIQLLNRDFLTDVANIPNGSIDLIVCDPPYGLGKDYGNDSDKRTGEDFLAWTRSWLELAVPKLKPSGSLYIFCTWQYSPEIFSFLKTKLTMINEIIWDRRVPSMGGTVRRFTSVHDNIGFFAVSKDYFFDLDPVRIPYDEVTKKARSRKLFEGSKWLEVGYNPKDVWSVSRLHRQHAERVAHPTQKPLEIVERMVLASCPKGGRVLDPFMGSGTTAVACARQQREFVGYEINESYCAIARERVSIAANPVPVKARPVKAKAKRQTETQ is encoded by the coding sequence ATGCGTGACGAGTTCGACGAGCCGCAGCCGGCGATTGAAACCCTTGATCCGGTCGCCAAAGTAGCGGCCGCCGCGGCACCTGAAGCTTTACTGCCGCAGGTGCCGGCCGGCATCCAGCTGTTGAACCGCGATTTTCTGACCGATGTGGCGAACATTCCCAACGGGTCGATCGACCTGATCGTGTGCGATCCGCCTTATGGGCTCGGCAAAGATTATGGCAACGACTCCGACAAGCGGACCGGCGAGGATTTTCTCGCCTGGACGCGTAGCTGGCTTGAGCTGGCTGTTCCCAAGCTCAAGCCGTCGGGGTCGCTGTATATCTTCTGCACGTGGCAGTACTCACCGGAAATCTTCAGCTTCCTGAAGACAAAACTCACGATGATCAACGAAATCATCTGGGACCGGCGCGTACCGAGCATGGGCGGCACCGTGCGCCGTTTTACTTCGGTGCACGACAACATCGGTTTTTTCGCGGTGTCGAAGGATTACTTCTTCGATCTCGATCCCGTCCGCATCCCGTACGATGAAGTCACGAAGAAGGCGCGTTCGCGTAAATTGTTCGAAGGCAGTAAGTGGCTGGAGGTTGGCTATAATCCGAAGGATGTCTGGTCGGTGTCGCGACTGCATCGGCAACATGCCGAACGCGTCGCGCATCCCACCCAGAAACCTCTGGAAATTGTCGAGCGAATGGTGCTGGCAAGTTGTCCGAAGGGCGGGCGCGTGCTCGACCCGTTCATGGGCAGCGGCACCACCGCAGTCGCTTGCGCCCGACAGCAGCGCGAATTCGTCGGCTATGAGATCAATGAAAGTTACTGTGCGATAGCGCGTGAACGCGTCAGCATCGCTGCGAATCCTGTGCCTGTGAAGGCGCGACCGGTTAAGGCCAAGGCTAAACGGCAGACCGAAACGCAGTGA
- the trpA gene encoding tryptophan synthase subunit alpha gives MSRIKNTFAALSAQGKKGLIPFMTAGDPDPARTVEFMHALAAGGADVIELGVPFSDPMADGPVIQQSSERALAHGVSLRHVIADVKRFRETDNKTPVVLMGYANPIERMGIDAFAKAAQEAGVDGVLVVDYPPEECANFAEKMRSADIDPIFLLAPTSTDERIAEVGKIASGYVYYVSLKGVTGSANLDVSSIAGKIPAIKSRVPLPVGVGFGIRDAQTARSVAEVSDAVVIGSRIVQLLEQAPPETAAETLTRFIAEVREALDSVATAR, from the coding sequence ATGTCCCGTATCAAGAACACGTTTGCCGCGTTGTCTGCTCAAGGTAAGAAAGGCCTGATTCCTTTCATGACGGCCGGCGACCCGGACCCGGCCCGCACGGTCGAATTCATGCACGCGCTCGCTGCCGGCGGCGCGGATGTGATCGAACTCGGTGTGCCGTTTTCCGACCCGATGGCCGACGGCCCCGTGATCCAGCAATCGTCTGAGCGCGCGTTGGCGCATGGCGTGTCGCTGCGTCACGTGATCGCGGACGTCAAGCGCTTCCGCGAAACCGACAACAAGACGCCCGTCGTGCTGATGGGCTACGCCAATCCGATCGAACGCATGGGTATCGACGCGTTCGCGAAAGCCGCGCAGGAAGCCGGCGTGGACGGCGTGCTGGTGGTCGATTACCCGCCGGAAGAGTGCGCTAACTTCGCTGAAAAGATGCGATCCGCCGACATCGACCCGATCTTTTTGCTGGCGCCCACGTCCACGGACGAGCGCATCGCGGAAGTCGGCAAAATTGCCAGCGGCTACGTCTATTATGTGTCGTTGAAAGGGGTGACCGGCTCCGCGAATCTGGACGTTTCCAGCATCGCGGGTAAAATCCCGGCCATCAAGTCGCGCGTACCCCTGCCGGTGGGCGTCGGTTTTGGCATCCGCGACGCGCAAACCGCGCGTTCGGTGGCCGAAGTGTCCGATGCCGTCGTGATCGGCAGTCGTATCGTGCAATTGCTCGAACAGGCGCCGCCGGAGACCGCGGCTGAAACGCTCACGCGTTTCATCGCCGAAGTGCGCGAGGCGCTAGATAGCGTCGCGACTGCCCGATAA
- the accD gene encoding acetyl-CoA carboxylase, carboxyltransferase subunit beta — protein sequence MSWLDKLLPPKIKQTDPKNRKGIPEGLWIKCPSCEAVLYRNDVEANLHVCPKCDHHMRIGARERLDGLLDPEGRYEIGQEIVPVDALKFKDSRKYPDRLKEAMDDTDETDAMVVMGGAIHTLPVVVACFEFSFMGGSMGSVVGERFARGAQNALEQKVPFICFTASGGARMQESLLSLMQMAKTTAMLTRLAEAKLPFISVLTDPTMGGVSASFAFLGDVVIAEPKALIGFAGPRVIEQTVREKLPEGFQRAEFLLTKGAVDMIIDRRKLREEIAQLMALLSHQPADAVA from the coding sequence ATGAGCTGGCTCGATAAGCTGCTGCCGCCGAAAATCAAACAAACCGACCCGAAGAACCGCAAGGGGATTCCGGAAGGCCTGTGGATCAAGTGCCCGTCGTGCGAAGCCGTGCTGTACCGCAACGACGTCGAGGCCAATCTGCACGTTTGCCCGAAGTGCGACCATCACATGCGCATCGGCGCGCGTGAGCGGCTCGACGGCCTGCTCGATCCGGAAGGCCGCTACGAAATCGGCCAGGAAATCGTCCCGGTCGACGCGTTGAAGTTCAAGGATAGCCGCAAGTACCCGGATCGCCTGAAAGAGGCGATGGACGACACCGACGAAACCGACGCCATGGTCGTGATGGGCGGCGCGATCCATACGCTGCCGGTGGTCGTGGCCTGCTTCGAGTTCTCGTTCATGGGCGGCTCGATGGGTTCGGTGGTCGGCGAGCGCTTTGCGCGCGGCGCACAGAACGCGCTCGAACAGAAAGTGCCGTTTATCTGCTTCACCGCTTCCGGCGGCGCGCGCATGCAGGAAAGCCTGCTGTCGCTGATGCAAATGGCGAAGACCACGGCCATGCTGACCCGGCTGGCCGAAGCCAAGCTGCCGTTCATTTCCGTGCTGACCGATCCGACCATGGGCGGCGTGTCGGCGAGTTTCGCGTTCCTCGGCGACGTGGTGATCGCCGAGCCGAAGGCGCTGATCGGCTTTGCCGGCCCGCGCGTGATCGAACAGACGGTGCGCGAAAAGCTGCCGGAAGGCTTCCAGCGCGCGGAGTTCCTGCTGACGAAGGGCGCGGTGGACATGATCATCGATCGTCGCAAGCTGCGTGAGGAAATCGCTCAGTTGATGGCGCTGTTGAGCCACCAGCCGGCGGATGCCGTCGCGTAA